A genomic segment from Treponema sp. Marseille-Q3903 encodes:
- a CDS encoding uracil-xanthine permease family protein: MVLIYGIKDKPHFAKILLFALQQLLAIMAATIAVPAIIGHGLSASAALFGAGIGTFVYLLFTRSSSPVFLGSSFAFIGSMFSAFAGASTLGLAESAGYWGLIIGALMAGLVYVIIAIAVRFCGVEWINKLMPPVIIGPTVSIIGLSLSSNAIGDLMKTSAEGGSSYVALICGLATLAVTMLFSTYGKKIGKLIPFILGILAGYFLASLFALAGHATDNASLIVINYDALKALDFSRLSGYFSFPKFTFLQGGTDGLAAINGKYILTLFTAYVPVAFVVFAEHLADHKNLSAIVEKDLLVEPGLTRTLLGDGIGSIAGAFFGGCPNTTYGESIGCVAITRNASTVSIWGCAIICVIFSLISPLVAFLETIPSCVMGGVCIALYGFIAVSGLKMFQKVDLNKNKNLFVASVIFITGVGGMVVSFGAVEIRTVACALILGILTNVMLGKEE, from the coding sequence ATGGTTTTGATTTATGGAATCAAAGACAAACCGCATTTCGCTAAAATTTTGTTATTCGCACTACAGCAGCTTTTGGCAATAATGGCAGCAACAATTGCAGTACCGGCAATCATTGGTCACGGACTTTCGGCTTCCGCAGCTCTTTTTGGGGCAGGAATCGGAACTTTTGTCTACTTGTTGTTCACAAGAAGTTCAAGTCCCGTATTTTTAGGAAGTTCATTTGCTTTTATCGGCTCAATGTTCAGTGCGTTTGCCGGAGCTTCAACTCTGGGTCTTGCCGAATCAGCAGGATACTGGGGACTTATCATAGGAGCTCTTATGGCTGGGCTTGTCTATGTAATAATCGCAATTGCCGTTAGATTCTGCGGCGTAGAATGGATAAACAAACTGATGCCTCCGGTGATAATCGGACCTACAGTTTCCATCATCGGGTTGAGCCTTTCGAGCAACGCTATAGGAGATTTGATGAAGACAAGCGCAGAAGGGGGAAGCTCATACGTTGCCTTGATATGCGGTCTTGCAACTCTTGCAGTCACAATGCTATTTTCAACTTACGGTAAAAAAATCGGAAAACTTATTCCTTTTATTCTCGGGATTTTGGCAGGATATTTCCTCGCTTCACTTTTTGCTTTGGCCGGACATGCAACCGATAACGCATCTTTGATTGTGATAAACTATGATGCACTGAAGGCCCTTGACTTCAGCAGATTATCTGGTTATTTTTCTTTTCCAAAATTTACATTCCTGCAAGGCGGCACAGATGGGCTTGCTGCTATAAACGGAAAATACATCCTTACATTGTTTACAGCCTATGTTCCGGTTGCCTTTGTTGTATTTGCAGAACACCTTGCCGACCACAAAAATCTTTCGGCAATTGTAGAAAAAGATTTGCTTGTAGAGCCTGGTCTTACGAGAACGCTTTTGGGAGATGGAATCGGGTCAATCGCCGGTGCTTTTTTTGGAGGCTGTCCAAACACAACTTACGGTGAATCGATAGGTTGTGTAGCAATCACGCGAAATGCATCTACAGTCTCTATCTGGGGCTGTGCAATTATATGTGTAATATTCTCCTTGATTTCTCCACTCGTAGCATTCTTGGAAACAATTCCTTCTTGCGTGATGGGTGGCGTTTGCATCGCTTTGTATGGATTTATCGCAGTTTCGGGACTTAAGATGTTCCAAAAAGTCGACTTGAACAAAAACAAAAACCTTTTTGTCGCATCTGTCATATTCATCACAGGTGTTGGGGGAATGGTCGTAAGTTTTGGCGCAGTAGAAATTCGCACAGTAGCATGCGCTTTGATTCTTGGCATTTTGACAAACGTGATGCTCGGTAAAGAAGAATAA
- a CDS encoding GNAT family N-acetyltransferase, translating to MNIRRAEKKDTGKILKLLGEVLEIHSKIRPDIFISGTTKYTENQLAEKFNDDKKPVFVATDDNDEVLGYVFCIFLEQPFSTNMHQFTTLFIDDLCVDQNARGRQIGKKLYQHVLKFAKEKGCYDVTLNVWEGNDNARAFYEKMGMFVKETQMEVIL from the coding sequence ATGAACATAAGACGGGCAGAAAAAAAAGACACAGGTAAAATTCTAAAACTCCTGGGAGAAGTTCTGGAGATTCATTCAAAGATTCGCCCCGATATTTTTATTTCGGGAACTACAAAATACACAGAAAATCAGCTGGCAGAAAAGTTTAACGACGATAAAAAGCCGGTTTTTGTTGCAACAGACGACAACGATGAAGTTCTGGGGTATGTTTTCTGCATATTTTTAGAACAGCCGTTCAGTACGAACATGCATCAATTTACTACCCTGTTCATAGACGATCTGTGCGTAGACCAGAATGCAAGAGGCCGGCAAATCGGCAAAAAACTGTATCAGCATGTACTGAAATTTGCAAAAGAAAAGGGCTGTTATGATGTTACGCTCAACGTATGGGAAGGCAATGATAATGCCAGAGCATTTTATGAGAAGATGGGCATGTTTGTGAAAGAAACCCAGATGGAAGTTATTCTATAA
- a CDS encoding Mbeg1-like protein, with product MADLFDYLLWRGDLDFVQSPFNKIDALLLAQISYSKVDGLLSDSFDEAKTLSQLSKDIKSAPDYKERLNVGVLINNRVTELLDKCSKTNRFRDMKICGYRNIFNQESAEQFSGFCFLYGKKWKQKAVVLKGTDDTLVGWHEDFDLSWKEEIPSQRDSLKYFADVCHHFKSGKITLIGHSKGGNLVVNTAAKCGEKLQRRIADVYNFDGPGFSAAFFESDEFMRVEAKIHSYFPSFSLVGVVFSHQKNFTIVQSSASAAWQHDMLTWNILGIDFETAKDFTKESKAFCRNLNAWLEKLSVEQKRNFVDAMFSMADATGASSLTQLKNDNKIAVSGKILSVVTSMDKETRSEVFKIISLLTDVIRTDIFNSFGAILSVKK from the coding sequence ATGGCAGATTTATTTGATTATTTATTATGGCGTGGAGATCTTGATTTTGTACAGTCGCCTTTTAACAAAATTGATGCATTGCTGCTCGCCCAGATTTCTTATTCAAAAGTGGATGGTTTGCTTTCAGATTCTTTTGATGAGGCAAAAACTCTCAGCCAGCTTTCAAAAGATATAAAATCTGCGCCTGACTACAAAGAACGTTTGAACGTAGGAGTTTTGATAAACAATCGTGTTACAGAGCTTTTAGATAAATGCTCAAAGACAAATCGATTTAGAGATATGAAGATCTGCGGTTATCGAAATATATTCAATCAAGAAAGTGCAGAACAATTTTCAGGTTTTTGTTTTTTGTACGGGAAAAAATGGAAGCAGAAAGCAGTCGTCTTAAAAGGAACTGATGACACCCTTGTCGGCTGGCACGAAGATTTTGATTTATCATGGAAAGAAGAAATACCTTCTCAAAGAGATTCGTTGAAATATTTTGCAGATGTCTGCCATCATTTTAAAAGTGGAAAAATAACTTTGATCGGTCATTCAAAAGGTGGAAATCTCGTTGTAAATACAGCAGCAAAGTGCGGCGAAAAACTCCAAAGACGAATAGCCGATGTCTATAATTTTGATGGACCGGGCTTTTCAGCAGCATTTTTCGAGTCTGATGAGTTTATGCGTGTAGAGGCGAAAATTCATTCATATTTTCCTTCTTTTTCGCTTGTCGGAGTTGTTTTTTCTCATCAGAAAAATTTTACAATCGTGCAAAGCAGCGCTTCGGCAGCTTGGCAGCACGACATGCTTACATGGAATATTTTGGGAATCGATTTTGAAACAGCAAAAGATTTTACAAAAGAGAGCAAAGCATTTTGCCGCAACTTAAATGCGTGGTTGGAAAAACTTTCAGTTGAACAAAAGCGTAATTTTGTAGATGCTATGTTTTCTATGGCGGATGCAACCGGCGCAAGTTCTTTGACTCAACTCAAAAATGATAACAAAATTGCGGTTTCCGGTAAGATTCTTTCAGTTGTAACGTCGATGGATAAGGAAACTCGTAGCGAAGTTTTTAAGATTATTTCACTGCTGACAGATGTGATCAGGACAGATATTTTCAACAGTTTTGGAGCGATTCTTTCTGTAAAAAAATAG
- a CDS encoding FHA domain-containing protein, with the protein MADITIIENSPVGRHLDSIGETKPASYLMFNHKKVELVTKITIGRDSDNDVVVDNKLASRHHAVIQKIKDQYFIKDDGSTNGTFVNDIRIPKEKYIKLKPGDKITVGNTNLVIS; encoded by the coding sequence ATGGCTGATATAACAATAATTGAAAATAGTCCGGTAGGACGTCATCTCGACTCAATCGGAGAAACTAAACCTGCTTCTTATTTGATGTTTAACCATAAAAAAGTTGAACTAGTGACTAAAATCACTATAGGCAGAGATTCTGATAACGACGTAGTGGTTGACAATAAACTTGCCAGCCGACATCACGCAGTAATTCAAAAGATAAAAGATCAATATTTTATAAAAGACGATGGAAGCACAAATGGAACTTTTGTGAACGACATACGTATTCCAAAAGAAAAATATATAAAATTGAAACCGGGAGACAAGATCACAGTCGGTAACACGAATCTTGTGATTTCCTGA
- a CDS encoding serine/threonine-protein kinase, with product MSVEFPPMIGKYKILGVIAKGGMGIVYKAIHPSLKRYVVIKKMTERNRSGSGERFKKEAQILLDLQSPYIVHLFDYFTDQGYRYMVEELVDGSAVDAIIEKQKKLPCPVAMLILQDACYALKYAHSKGIVHRDIKPGNILISRRGEVKLADFGIASDARSSTYDGSKNLTMSGVALGTPAYMPPEQFEDSTRVDNRADIYALGIMLYEMVTGTKPYPGSLSIENLKTIKKGKYTNPRKLDKTIPRTICKLIDKMIKPKAKRRYQNIGCVIKVIKKYLKHYDTHELRVQVAKTVIASKKYEIPAIVQKDKKKIIVRRIVAGVVLAGLVLFGLWESGAVHKTLLRKWYSEVSINLEMPHSLSKNLDLPARAFFYKNDNDKLPEVSRSYRNFYVRGSRFYENIFSFGTKKEVSRPAAKNKTYNIRHLYLKKGEYRVKIVVGPYVWWKSFSAVQNKTEIKCDFLKNKTRKLNIKALAYDYETQKNISEARVSVLFNNNWVDINAIDPEKIETGAVWKIKVSADGYNDELFSLLIDWFQDDLTVSALLKKNK from the coding sequence ATGAGTGTTGAATTTCCTCCAATGATCGGCAAGTATAAAATACTTGGAGTTATAGCAAAAGGCGGAATGGGAATTGTCTATAAAGCGATTCATCCGTCGCTCAAACGCTATGTTGTCATAAAAAAGATGACCGAACGAAATCGCAGCGGATCAGGCGAACGCTTTAAAAAAGAAGCTCAGATTTTGCTCGATTTACAAAGCCCTTATATAGTCCATCTTTTTGACTATTTTACTGATCAGGGCTACCGCTACATGGTTGAAGAACTCGTAGACGGCTCCGCAGTAGATGCGATTATCGAAAAGCAAAAAAAGTTGCCATGCCCTGTAGCAATGCTCATATTGCAGGATGCATGTTATGCTTTGAAGTACGCTCATTCTAAAGGTATCGTTCACAGAGATATCAAACCCGGAAATATCTTGATTTCTCGACGCGGTGAAGTAAAACTCGCCGATTTTGGAATTGCAAGCGATGCCCGCAGCAGCACATACGATGGATCAAAAAACCTTACGATGAGCGGTGTTGCACTTGGAACTCCTGCTTATATGCCGCCGGAGCAGTTTGAAGACAGTACTCGCGTAGACAATCGTGCAGACATTTATGCGCTTGGAATCATGCTTTATGAAATGGTTACAGGAACAAAGCCTTATCCGGGAAGTTTGTCTATAGAAAATCTGAAGACAATCAAAAAAGGAAAATATACAAATCCTAGAAAACTTGATAAAACAATTCCGCGCACAATCTGTAAATTGATAGATAAGATGATAAAACCAAAAGCTAAAAGGCGCTATCAGAACATCGGCTGCGTCATCAAAGTTATAAAAAAGTATCTTAAACACTACGATACACATGAACTTCGTGTGCAAGTTGCAAAAACAGTGATTGCATCAAAAAAATATGAAATTCCTGCAATTGTACAAAAAGACAAAAAAAAGATAATTGTAAGGCGAATTGTTGCCGGCGTTGTTCTTGCAGGGCTTGTTTTATTTGGACTTTGGGAAAGCGGGGCTGTTCACAAAACACTGCTTCGTAAATGGTACTCAGAAGTTTCAATCAACTTGGAAATGCCGCATTCGCTTTCCAAAAATCTGGATTTGCCTGCACGCGCTTTTTTCTATAAAAACGATAATGACAAGCTTCCTGAAGTCAGCAGAAGCTACAGAAATTTTTATGTACGAGGCTCTCGTTTTTACGAAAATATTTTTTCATTTGGGACAAAAAAAGAGGTTTCTCGTCCTGCGGCAAAAAACAAAACATACAACATTCGTCATCTTTATCTTAAAAAAGGTGAATATCGCGTGAAGATTGTTGTTGGACCTTATGTTTGGTGGAAATCATTTTCAGCAGTTCAAAATAAGACAGAGATCAAGTGCGATTTTCTGAAAAATAAAACCCGTAAGCTAAACATCAAAGCGCTTGCGTACGACTATGAAACTCAAAAAAATATTTCGGAAGCACGTGTGAGCGTTTTGTTCAATAATAACTGGGTTGATATAAATGCGATTGATCCAGAAAAGATAGAAACCGGTGCCGTTTGGAAAATTAAAGTTTCAGCAGATGGTTACAATGATGAATTATTTTCACTTTTGATAGACTGGTTCCAAGATGACTTGACAGTTTCTGCATTGCTAAAAAAAAATAAATGA